Proteins encoded within one genomic window of Paraglaciecola psychrophila 170:
- a CDS encoding transposase, with the protein MPQPRSSQISLTDTPYYHCISNCVRRSFLCGVDKYSGQSFEHRREWVEKRMLFLSSVFAIDICAYAVMSNHVHMVLHVDVKRTQVWSDNNVAQRWHRLHRGTLLTQMFVRGDTINQGQQQTLDNTITEYRRRLHDISWFMRNLNEHIAREANKEDDCRGRFWEGRFKSQALLDDAALLSCMAYVDLNPIRAKIADTPETSKYTGIQKRLESIKQPSIKNVLMPFVGNPRQDMPKGIPFSLKDYCELVDITGRVIRDDKAGHIDQQQQAILQRLGLSDEQWLTLTTEFEKHFCYAAGAEQMMNQFKEHTGHQRIRGMGKAKTLLRCA; encoded by the coding sequence ATGCCCCAGCCACGTAGCAGCCAAATTAGTTTAACCGATACCCCTTATTACCATTGTATTTCCAATTGTGTGCGGCGCTCTTTTTTGTGCGGTGTAGATAAATACTCAGGTCAAAGTTTTGAACACCGCCGTGAATGGGTTGAAAAGCGGATGTTGTTTTTATCTTCAGTGTTTGCCATAGACATATGTGCCTATGCGGTGATGAGTAATCATGTGCATATGGTGTTACATGTGGATGTGAAACGAACGCAGGTATGGTCAGATAATAACGTGGCTCAGCGCTGGCATCGTTTGCATCGAGGCACATTGCTTACCCAAATGTTTGTTAGAGGAGACACGATAAACCAAGGACAACAGCAGACCTTAGATAACACCATCACCGAGTATCGCAGGCGCTTACATGACATAAGCTGGTTCATGCGTAATCTCAATGAACACATAGCCAGAGAGGCGAACAAAGAAGATGACTGCAGGGGGAGGTTCTGGGAAGGTCGGTTTAAATCTCAAGCCTTACTAGATGATGCAGCATTGCTGTCTTGTATGGCTTATGTTGACCTGAATCCGATCCGAGCCAAGATAGCGGATACGCCTGAAACATCAAAATACACGGGCATTCAAAAACGTTTAGAATCGATAAAACAGCCATCTATTAAAAATGTGTTGATGCCTTTTGTCGGCAACCCCAGACAAGATATGCCCAAAGGTATACCCTTTTCCCTTAAAGACTACTGTGAGCTAGTCGATATCACAGGAAGAGTCATCCGAGATGACAAAGCAGGGCATATTGACCAGCAACAGCAAGCCATACTGCAAAGATTAGGCTTATCAGACGAACAATGGCTCACCCTCACCACTGAGTTTGAAAAACACTTTTGTTATGCTGCCGGAGCAGAGCAAATGATGAATCAATTTAAAGAGCACACCGGGCATCAACGAATTCGAGGTATGGGTAAAGCGAAAACCTTGCTGCGCTGCGCATAA
- a CDS encoding TIGR03643 family protein encodes MKKTIQNFNTEEKSRIIEMAWEDRTPFEAIEGLFGVNSNQLIDIMRSELKIGSFKVWRKRMRGRQTKHLALRPEGILRGYCKTQYKHSRGK; translated from the coding sequence ATGAAGAAAACTATACAAAATTTTAACACTGAAGAAAAATCGCGCATTATCGAAATGGCTTGGGAAGATAGAACCCCATTCGAAGCTATAGAGGGATTATTTGGCGTTAATTCTAATCAGCTAATCGACATCATGCGTAGTGAACTTAAAATTGGTTCCTTCAAAGTATGGCGAAAACGCATGCGGGGCAGACAAACTAAACATCTTGCTTTGAGGCCTGAAGGTATTTTGCGTGGTTATTGCAAAACACAATATAAGCACAGCCGCGGTAAATAA
- a CDS encoding FAD-dependent monooxygenase: MSKKIVIAGAGIGGLCAALALAKHGFDVAIYEQSSHLGEVGAGLQLSPNAIHVLQALGIADKVKAKAFRPKSAVMRHYQTGKTYFTVPLADTATQKYGADYLHVHRADLHRTLLDACQSMEVSIHLGQAVESYQHDFQNLTIHLANGESLKAGVLIGADGIKSKVQACMLGQTSAEFTGQVAWRGVVEVKKLPYELIKPNANLWVGPGKHFVSYYLRGGDLVNFVAVQERTDWQKESWNEPGDINELRQTFDGWHPEVTKLLAATESCFLWALFDRQPLNQWTDSNVALLGDACHPMLPFLAQGAAMAIEDSYALAHCLASDTDTHTALQTYQNIRLPRSRDIQLNARKNAALYHMSSPIEEAKLAVLSGLSKLGLSDRVAVNKLDSIYAYNIVKQLN; the protein is encoded by the coding sequence TTGAGCAAAAAAATTGTTATTGCAGGGGCAGGTATTGGCGGTTTGTGTGCTGCGTTGGCACTGGCTAAACATGGGTTTGATGTAGCGATTTACGAACAAAGCTCACACCTTGGGGAAGTAGGAGCAGGCTTACAACTTAGCCCCAATGCAATACATGTGTTACAAGCTCTAGGTATCGCTGACAAAGTCAAAGCTAAGGCATTTAGACCTAAGTCAGCAGTAATGCGTCACTATCAAACCGGAAAAACCTACTTCACTGTACCATTAGCGGATACCGCCACTCAAAAATACGGGGCGGATTATCTGCATGTTCACCGTGCTGATTTACACCGCACTTTGCTCGATGCCTGCCAGAGTATGGAGGTAAGTATTCACTTAGGTCAAGCTGTTGAAAGTTATCAGCATGATTTCCAAAACTTAACTATCCATCTTGCAAACGGCGAAAGTCTAAAAGCAGGCGTATTAATTGGTGCTGATGGCATTAAGTCAAAAGTACAAGCTTGTATGCTAGGCCAGACATCCGCAGAGTTCACCGGGCAAGTTGCCTGGCGAGGAGTGGTCGAAGTAAAGAAACTTCCCTATGAATTAATTAAACCAAATGCCAATTTATGGGTAGGCCCGGGCAAACACTTTGTTAGTTATTATCTGCGCGGCGGTGACTTAGTTAATTTTGTAGCCGTACAAGAACGTACTGACTGGCAAAAAGAATCATGGAATGAACCTGGTGATATTAACGAGCTGCGACAGACATTTGATGGCTGGCATCCAGAAGTCACAAAATTATTAGCGGCGACAGAATCATGTTTTCTATGGGCTTTGTTCGACAGACAACCTCTTAATCAATGGACAGATAGCAACGTTGCCCTTTTAGGCGATGCCTGTCACCCGATGTTGCCATTTCTAGCTCAAGGCGCAGCTATGGCAATTGAGGATAGCTATGCTTTGGCGCATTGCTTGGCAAGTGATACTGATACCCACACAGCACTACAAACCTATCAAAATATACGCTTACCACGTTCACGTGATATTCAACTTAACGCCCGAAAAAATGCAGCTTTGTACCATATGAGTTCACCTATTGAGGAAGCTAAACTAGCGGTACTGTCAGGACTATCTAAGCTTGGTCTGAGTGATAGAGTGGCGGTAAACAAACTCGACTCTATCTATGCTTATAATATTGTAAAGCAATTGAACTGA
- a CDS encoding phytanoyl-CoA dioxygenase family protein, with translation MKIEGNIKDYSDRDLAKKFKQLQPSADRKSTLIDRDFKSLMSDGYVIIKGLLTPSQCNDIKTTCLPLMSHKGRNEFEGERTQRLYNVLAKTRCIDSLADHPRLLGLMDLMFRPNFLLSQSQVINILPGEKQQAYHYDDSFYQIPRPRPPLGAASIWAIDDFTEENGATVVVPASHKWDGQQRPTPDSVIKAVMPAGSVIFFLGTTWHSGGENHAKSPRLAVTHQYCEAFMRQQENYLLELKKETVKKLSPELRALVGYSIHSPFMGMVNGQHPLRLLDE, from the coding sequence ATGAAAATTGAAGGCAATATTAAGGACTATTCGGACAGGGATCTGGCTAAAAAATTCAAACAACTGCAACCATCTGCGGATCGAAAGTCGACGTTGATTGATCGAGATTTCAAAAGTTTAATGTCTGATGGTTATGTCATTATTAAAGGATTGCTTACCCCATCTCAGTGTAATGACATTAAAACCACTTGCCTGCCTTTAATGTCGCACAAGGGTAGAAATGAATTTGAGGGGGAAAGAACGCAACGATTATATAACGTGTTGGCAAAAACTCGTTGCATCGATAGTTTGGCAGACCATCCAAGGTTATTGGGGTTGATGGATTTAATGTTTAGACCTAACTTTCTGCTGAGCCAAAGTCAGGTGATCAATATTTTACCTGGCGAAAAGCAACAAGCTTATCATTACGATGATTCATTCTATCAAATCCCTAGGCCTAGACCACCGCTAGGTGCGGCCAGTATTTGGGCTATAGACGATTTCACAGAGGAAAATGGTGCGACGGTAGTTGTACCAGCAAGTCATAAATGGGATGGTCAGCAGCGACCCACTCCTGACAGTGTTATTAAAGCGGTGATGCCGGCCGGCTCTGTTATATTTTTTCTTGGAACAACTTGGCATAGCGGTGGTGAAAACCATGCTAAATCTCCTAGACTTGCTGTGACACATCAATATTGTGAGGCATTTATGCGTCAACAGGAAAATTACTTGTTAGAATTGAAAAAAGAGACGGTAAAAAAACTTTCTCCAGAACTTCGCGCACTAGTAGGTTATTCGATTCATTCTCCTTTTATGGGCATGGTTAATGGTCAGCATCCTCTGAGGTTACTCGACGAATGA
- a CDS encoding cryptochrome/photolyase family protein — MATLRLILADQLSNSLASLQHCDLDNDWILIAEVRQEAIYVKHHQKKIAFLFSAMRHFAQELISQGHNLHYTHYDDQNNQGSLFGEVERLCKQKNINKIILTHPGEYRVLAEMQSWQDKLNIPVEICQDDRFLSSLDEFATWAEDRKQLRMEFFYREMRKKWHFLMDGDKPVGDKWNFDSSNRKALPKGMSPPLPTKFEPDAITQDVLQLVADNFSDHFGELGNFHFAVNREEALVVLDEFVAQRLIHFGDYQDAMVQGEPWMYHSHIGFYLNCGLLTPKEVIEKAENAYRNGDAPLNAVEGFIRQVLGWREYVRGLYWLKMPDYKTENFLEATRSLPKFFWDTNTKMNCLHQCIKETSENAYTHHIQRLMVLGNFALLAGLHPDEVNEWYLIVYADAYEWVEMPNVTGMILFADGGLLASKPYAASGSYINKMSNYCKSCHYKVKEKNGPQACPFNYLYWDFLDRNKEKLGNNPRLGMPYRTLNKMTDEKRQAIQRDGQIFFKALDKNEKV, encoded by the coding sequence ATGGCTACCCTCAGACTTATACTTGCTGACCAACTGAGCAACTCGTTGGCCAGTCTCCAACATTGCGACTTAGACAACGACTGGATCTTAATCGCCGAAGTGCGTCAAGAAGCTATTTACGTAAAACATCACCAAAAGAAAATAGCCTTTTTGTTCTCAGCTATGCGCCACTTCGCTCAGGAATTAATATCTCAGGGACATAACCTTCATTACACCCATTATGACGACCAGAACAATCAAGGTAGTTTATTTGGCGAGGTAGAACGGCTGTGTAAACAAAAAAACATCAATAAAATTATACTTACCCATCCCGGTGAATATCGCGTATTAGCAGAGATGCAGAGCTGGCAAGATAAGTTAAATATTCCCGTTGAGATTTGCCAAGATGACCGATTTTTATCAAGCCTTGATGAATTCGCCACTTGGGCAGAGGACCGTAAGCAATTACGTATGGAGTTTTTTTACCGAGAAATGCGCAAAAAATGGCATTTTTTGATGGATGGTGACAAACCAGTAGGCGATAAATGGAATTTTGACAGTTCAAACCGCAAAGCATTACCCAAAGGTATGTCTCCGCCACTACCCACAAAGTTTGAACCTGACGCCATTACTCAAGACGTCTTGCAATTAGTAGCAGATAATTTTAGTGACCATTTTGGGGAACTTGGTAATTTTCACTTTGCCGTCAATCGAGAAGAGGCATTGGTTGTATTAGATGAATTTGTAGCCCAGCGCTTAATTCATTTTGGCGATTACCAAGACGCTATGGTGCAAGGCGAACCTTGGATGTATCACTCACATATTGGTTTTTACTTAAACTGCGGGCTTTTAACGCCCAAAGAAGTGATTGAAAAAGCAGAGAACGCATATCGAAATGGTGACGCCCCGCTAAATGCAGTTGAAGGCTTTATTCGTCAGGTATTAGGCTGGCGCGAATATGTGCGCGGTTTGTATTGGCTAAAAATGCCAGATTACAAAACTGAAAACTTCCTCGAAGCGACACGCTCGCTTCCTAAATTCTTTTGGGATACAAACACCAAAATGAATTGCCTTCATCAATGCATCAAAGAAACCTCAGAAAACGCATATACCCACCATATTCAGAGATTAATGGTCTTAGGTAACTTCGCCTTATTAGCAGGACTGCACCCTGATGAAGTCAACGAATGGTATTTGATTGTGTATGCTGACGCCTATGAGTGGGTAGAAATGCCCAATGTCACCGGCATGATCCTCTTTGCAGATGGCGGCTTACTGGCTAGTAAACCTTATGCAGCCAGCGGTAGTTATATCAATAAAATGTCTAATTATTGCAAAAGCTGCCATTATAAAGTGAAAGAAAAAAATGGCCCACAAGCCTGCCCATTTAACTATTTATATTGGGATTTTTTAGACCGAAACAAAGAAAAGTTAGGTAATAATCCGCGTTTGGGTATGCCCTACCGCACCCTGAACAAAATGACCGACGAAAAGCGCCAAGCTATCCAGCGAGACGGCCAAATATTTTTCAAAGCTTTAGACAAAAATGAGAAAGTCTGA
- a CDS encoding CPBP family intramembrane glutamic endopeptidase gives MMLKNRYTCELQVIGSGILFAFLLGARETAQFSQFFDLLPVLGGSTPYFVLTLCWILIFKSSGRQLSELGLKRTDMGNSPLSSFFKLALWLIGIILLSLVCGSIVVELFDIFQGPLSQEVARKSPLVGNLTLLLILTPLTWVAVFAEELLFRGLILNYLAARLGKTTFGWMLAIVITSIIFGIAHVWQGSRGMVGAGILGLIWGMAYYFSGRNLWPATLAHCATNTIGFISTYQS, from the coding sequence ATGATGCTAAAAAACCGCTACACTTGCGAACTTCAAGTTATAGGCTCTGGGATCCTCTTTGCATTTTTGCTCGGAGCACGAGAAACAGCACAGTTTTCTCAGTTTTTTGATTTATTGCCAGTTTTAGGCGGTAGCACACCCTATTTTGTCCTCACTTTATGTTGGATTTTAATTTTCAAATCTTCTGGGCGTCAGTTGTCTGAACTTGGCTTAAAGCGGACTGACATGGGTAACAGTCCACTGAGTTCTTTTTTTAAATTGGCACTTTGGCTGATAGGAATAATATTACTTAGCTTAGTCTGCGGCTCAATTGTAGTTGAATTGTTCGATATATTCCAAGGCCCACTCTCCCAAGAAGTGGCTAGAAAAAGTCCTTTAGTAGGAAATTTGACCTTGTTGTTAATACTCACGCCACTTACGTGGGTAGCCGTGTTTGCAGAGGAATTATTATTTAGAGGCCTTATCTTGAATTACCTTGCTGCACGATTAGGTAAGACTACTTTTGGATGGATGCTAGCGATTGTTATTACTTCGATAATATTTGGTATTGCACACGTTTGGCAAGGTTCCAGAGGAATGGTCGGCGCTGGAATTCTGGGGTTGATTTGGGGAATGGCATACTATTTTTCTGGCCGCAACTTATGGCCTGCCACTCTGGCTCATTGCGCAACAAACACCATTGGTTTTATCTCAACATATCAAAGCTAA
- a CDS encoding GMC family oxidoreductase codes for MDAGRLTAQADAMVLKIIVTDGRATGVTFFAYGKEHTVNARKEIILSGGTINSPQILMTSGIGPKDHLKEHGIAVVHDLPGVGQDLQDHFMMPVVYTCTKPISLSQAGSKEQAELYAKGKGMLSSNIAEAGGFLKIDPKSPDPDLQFHFSPGYFILDGAGNPTDGSDAFTIMPSLVQSKGTRSVTLAPADPSTKPLINHNIFQNEKDYDVLIAGVKIARKIIAASALDELRGKEYLPGSAVQTDEEIKAYINKYIQTIYHPVGTCKMGSDDMAVVDHKLRVHGIAGLRVADASIMPTIMNANTNAPSIMIGEKCADMIRTA; via the coding sequence ATTGATGCCGGTCGTCTCACTGCTCAGGCAGATGCGATGGTTCTTAAAATAATTGTTACCGATGGTCGTGCAACGGGGGTCACTTTCTTCGCCTATGGAAAAGAGCACACCGTAAATGCGCGAAAAGAAATTATATTATCTGGTGGTACTATCAACTCACCACAAATTTTGATGACTTCTGGTATAGGTCCCAAAGATCACTTAAAAGAGCATGGCATTGCTGTTGTCCACGATCTGCCTGGTGTAGGCCAAGATTTGCAAGACCACTTCATGATGCCTGTGGTTTATACTTGTACCAAGCCCATCAGCCTATCTCAAGCTGGTAGCAAAGAACAAGCCGAGCTGTATGCAAAAGGCAAAGGCATGTTGAGCTCGAATATTGCTGAAGCGGGAGGCTTTTTGAAAATAGATCCTAAATCACCCGATCCTGATCTTCAGTTCCATTTTTCTCCAGGGTATTTTATTTTAGATGGCGCAGGCAATCCAACAGACGGTTCTGATGCCTTCACTATTATGCCTTCTTTGGTGCAAAGCAAAGGAACTAGGTCGGTTACATTGGCCCCAGCGGATCCAAGTACTAAGCCGTTGATCAATCATAATATTTTTCAAAACGAAAAGGATTACGATGTACTTATTGCTGGTGTGAAGATAGCACGCAAAATTATTGCGGCATCAGCCCTCGATGAATTGCGTGGAAAAGAGTATCTGCCTGGCTCCGCCGTTCAAACCGACGAAGAGATAAAAGCTTATATAAACAAATATATTCAGACTATATATCACCCTGTAGGAACCTGCAAAATGGGCAGTGATGATATGGCGGTTGTCGATCACAAGCTACGTGTACACGGGATTGCCGGTTTACGGGTTGCTGATGCGTCAATCATGCCAACCATTATGAACGCGAATACTAATGCGCCCTCTATTATGATTGGTGAGAAGTGTGCGGATATGATCCGTACTGCATAA
- a CDS encoding GMC family oxidoreductase, producing MGKISRREFLQIAAAIAVVAQAPLFLSAAHAQATSAEEYDYVLIGAGSAGCAVAARLSGVPANKVLILEAGPADTNEYIHIPATFPLLFKTPLDWNYTSTPQTALGGDTLYIPRGKVFGGSSSINAMIYQRGHTSTYDTWGETNPGLSYADVLPMFKRSESNSRGESAAHGADGPLYVGELNDPNPITIAMLKASKEAGYPMNDDFNDGDQEGIGMYQVTQKKWAPRVCCG from the coding sequence GTGGGCAAAATTTCACGTCGTGAGTTTCTACAGATAGCGGCGGCAATCGCTGTTGTTGCGCAAGCACCGCTTTTTTTAAGCGCAGCTCATGCTCAAGCTACTTCCGCTGAAGAGTATGATTATGTCCTGATTGGTGCTGGATCCGCAGGATGTGCGGTTGCAGCTCGTCTGTCAGGAGTCCCAGCGAATAAAGTATTGATATTAGAGGCTGGGCCTGCTGATACCAATGAGTATATACATATCCCCGCGACGTTCCCGCTTTTGTTCAAAACACCGTTGGATTGGAATTATACCTCTACACCACAAACAGCGTTAGGCGGCGACACACTCTATATTCCCCGTGGGAAGGTCTTCGGTGGTAGCTCCTCAATTAATGCGATGATTTACCAGCGTGGTCATACGTCAACATATGACACTTGGGGCGAAACTAACCCTGGGTTGAGTTATGCTGATGTGCTGCCAATGTTTAAAAGGTCTGAGAGTAACTCACGAGGTGAGTCTGCGGCTCACGGTGCAGATGGTCCTCTGTATGTTGGGGAACTGAATGATCCTAATCCAATTACTATTGCCATGCTTAAAGCATCTAAAGAAGCCGGATATCCTATGAATGATGACTTCAATGATGGTGACCAAGAAGGTATTGGCATGTATCAGGTAACGCAAAAAAAATGGGCGCCGCGAGTCTGCTGCGGTTAG
- the ovoA gene encoding 5-histidylcysteine sulfoxide synthase — protein sequence MLKQKLIILDKPPLLTGTDVESKRAELRAYFEQTWELYESLFSLINEDEAFVLRPEPLRHPLIFYYGHTAVFYVNKLLLGKFIQHRINNQIESVCAVGVDEMSWDDLSPGNYQWPSVEDVSEYRDQVKETVSCLIDMMPLTLPITQDSLAWVILMGCEHERIHIETSSVIMRMLDTKYLTSSNVWKDCTDSGIAPNNALLNVASKSLILGKPDTNVTYGWDNEYGQLPIDVSDFSASQYLVSNQEFMEFVDAGGYKTPSLWTQEGQGWLGFSESEMPRFWRRKNGEYWQRNLTEEIPLPLSWPVEVNYLEAKAFCNWKDSHSEDFVRLPTEAEWQVLRDQLDTDLADWDKAPGNINLEHFASSCPVDKFKQTEFYDVIGNVWQWTESPIDGYEGFKVHPLYDDFSTPTFDGQHNLIKGGSWMSTGNEATRDSRYAFRRHFHQHSGFRYVSSIHQEVPITAVTKCEMQTDISQQLHHHFGAASHQEDHDLQKILKVVQPHITPDSKVLDMGCGVGRLSFELAKTTNHVDGVDFTARHIQHCLDLKEQGQLRYAMPTQGEIFDFHEVTLENLGFEQSPENLHFAQGDGLNLKPQFGGYDLAICHRVIEYSYQPQELLQQLGRRIKPGGVIVLGSSYAWDVSITDVPYWIGGFKRNGENLSSEAHLLEIMSAEFDLLQETQVTSQFELDQRTSQTANNHITIWRKRD from the coding sequence TTGCTTAAACAAAAATTAATTATATTAGACAAGCCTCCGCTCTTAACAGGCACTGACGTTGAAAGTAAGCGGGCTGAACTCAGAGCATATTTTGAGCAAACTTGGGAGCTTTACGAATCACTTTTTTCTTTAATTAATGAAGACGAAGCTTTTGTACTGCGCCCAGAACCATTACGTCATCCGTTAATTTTTTATTACGGACATACGGCTGTTTTTTATGTAAATAAATTATTGCTTGGCAAATTTATTCAACATCGTATTAATAACCAAATCGAGTCTGTTTGTGCTGTGGGTGTAGATGAAATGTCTTGGGACGATTTGTCGCCGGGTAATTATCAATGGCCGAGTGTTGAAGACGTGTCTGAATATCGTGATCAAGTGAAAGAGACCGTATCATGTTTAATTGATATGATGCCGCTAACATTGCCTATTACTCAGGATTCATTAGCTTGGGTTATCCTCATGGGGTGTGAGCATGAGCGTATTCACATCGAAACATCGTCGGTTATCATGCGCATGCTCGATACCAAGTATCTAACTTCATCCAACGTATGGAAAGATTGTACAGACTCTGGTATAGCACCCAATAATGCTTTATTAAATGTTGCCAGTAAGTCTTTAATACTAGGTAAGCCAGATACCAACGTAACTTACGGTTGGGATAACGAGTATGGTCAATTACCGATCGATGTAAGCGATTTTTCTGCCTCACAATATTTAGTTTCTAACCAAGAGTTTATGGAATTTGTAGATGCTGGTGGCTACAAAACCCCTAGCTTGTGGACGCAAGAGGGACAAGGTTGGCTAGGCTTCTCTGAAAGTGAAATGCCACGTTTTTGGCGACGTAAAAATGGTGAGTATTGGCAAAGAAATCTAACCGAGGAAATTCCTTTACCTTTAAGTTGGCCAGTCGAAGTGAATTATCTTGAAGCCAAGGCATTTTGTAACTGGAAAGATAGTCACAGTGAAGACTTTGTTCGCCTGCCTACGGAAGCTGAATGGCAAGTGCTGCGCGACCAATTAGATACAGATTTAGCTGATTGGGATAAAGCTCCAGGAAACATCAACCTAGAACATTTTGCTTCATCATGCCCCGTGGATAAATTTAAGCAGACAGAATTTTATGACGTAATTGGTAACGTATGGCAATGGACAGAAAGCCCAATAGATGGTTATGAAGGGTTTAAAGTTCATCCGTTATACGATGATTTTTCAACACCTACCTTTGATGGCCAGCATAATCTCATTAAAGGTGGTAGCTGGATGTCTACCGGTAACGAGGCAACCCGTGATTCTCGGTATGCATTTCGTCGTCATTTCCATCAACATTCAGGTTTTCGTTATGTTTCAAGCATACATCAGGAAGTACCTATCACAGCCGTGACAAAATGTGAGATGCAAACCGATATTAGTCAACAATTACACCATCACTTTGGTGCGGCCAGTCATCAAGAAGACCACGACTTGCAGAAAATCCTTAAAGTAGTGCAGCCCCATATAACGCCAGACAGCAAAGTCCTCGATATGGGTTGTGGTGTGGGTCGTTTATCTTTTGAATTAGCCAAAACAACCAATCATGTTGATGGAGTAGACTTTACCGCAAGACATATTCAACACTGTCTTGATTTAAAAGAGCAAGGGCAATTACGTTATGCCATGCCTACTCAAGGTGAAATTTTCGATTTCCATGAAGTAACCCTAGAAAATTTAGGATTTGAGCAATCACCAGAAAACTTACATTTTGCACAAGGCGATGGGCTTAACTTAAAACCACAGTTCGGCGGATACGACTTAGCGATTTGCCATCGTGTTATCGAATACAGCTATCAACCGCAAGAATTATTACAACAACTTGGTCGACGCATAAAACCGGGTGGTGTAATAGTGTTAGGTAGCAGTTATGCTTGGGATGTGTCTATCACAGACGTACCGTATTGGATTGGCGGTTTTAAACGAAATGGTGAAAACCTAAGCAGCGAAGCACATTTGCTTGAAATTATGTCAGCTGAATTTGATTTGCTACAAGAAACACAAGTGACTAGCCAGTTTGAATTAGATCAACGTACTAGCCAAACAGCTAACAACCATATTACTATCTGGCGCAAACGAGACTAA
- a CDS encoding DUF2256 domain-containing protein, translating into MRKSELPSKICPVCNRPFNWRKKWERCWDEVKYCSKRCSQERK; encoded by the coding sequence ATGAGAAAGTCTGAGCTGCCCAGCAAAATCTGTCCTGTATGCAATCGCCCGTTTAATTGGCGTAAAAAATGGGAAAGATGCTGGGATGAGGTGAAGTATTGTTCGAAACGCTGCAGTCAAGAGCGAAAATAA
- a CDS encoding acyl-CoA dehydrogenase family protein, with protein MSTEDLNDLRMSEAVRPLYLAVKKHIEENVIPIQDEFYSIGEKLTDRWSYSERQMELLEGAKNKAKELGLWNFFLPDAETGEGLSNLDYAYIAVELGKAPLASETLNCSAPDTGNMEVLERVGTPEQKAQWLAPLLRGEIRSCFGMTEPNVASSDAKNISTSAVEDGDDWVINGEKFYISGAGDPRCKIMICMVKSSPDAPTHKQQSQILVPLDAPGVTIVGPMHVFGHDDAPHGHMHIKLENVRVPKTNMLLGEGRGFEISQVRLGPGRIHHCMRSIGQAEKALQLALERSTSREAFGKKIYQLGKNIEVISKMRIDIEAMRMMVLKAAKAMDVLGNQEARIWIHMIKAMIPERVCEIIDQSMQLHGATGISQWSPLSAMYAGQRTLRFADGPDEVHHMVVGRNEVREYERNKD; from the coding sequence ATGTCGACTGAAGACTTAAACGATTTACGCATGTCTGAGGCAGTGCGTCCGCTTTACCTTGCTGTAAAGAAGCATATTGAAGAGAATGTTATCCCGATCCAAGATGAATTTTATTCAATTGGTGAAAAGCTTACTGATCGTTGGAGTTACTCTGAACGTCAAATGGAATTGCTGGAAGGCGCAAAGAACAAAGCTAAAGAGCTCGGCCTTTGGAATTTTTTCTTACCAGATGCTGAAACAGGTGAAGGCTTATCCAACTTGGATTACGCATACATCGCCGTTGAACTGGGTAAAGCGCCTTTAGCGTCTGAAACATTAAACTGTTCTGCACCTGACACAGGCAACATGGAGGTGTTGGAGCGCGTGGGTACGCCCGAGCAAAAGGCACAATGGCTTGCACCTCTCCTAAGAGGCGAAATACGCTCTTGCTTTGGTATGACTGAACCTAACGTCGCATCTTCTGACGCAAAAAATATTTCAACATCGGCTGTTGAAGACGGAGATGACTGGGTCATCAACGGTGAAAAGTTTTATATTTCTGGTGCCGGTGACCCACGCTGTAAAATTATGATTTGTATGGTTAAAAGCAGTCCTGATGCACCAACACACAAACAACAATCACAAATTCTAGTGCCACTAGACGCCCCAGGTGTAACTATTGTTGGTCCAATGCATGTATTTGGTCATGACGATGCACCTCACGGTCATATGCACATTAAACTTGAAAACGTGCGGGTGCCTAAGACTAACATGTTGTTAGGCGAAGGCCGTGGTTTTGAAATTTCTCAGGTACGTTTGGGGCCAGGTCGTATTCACCATTGCATGCGTTCAATTGGCCAAGCTGAAAAAGCGTTGCAGCTTGCACTTGAGCGTTCAACTTCACGAGAAGCTTTCGGTAAAAAAATATATCAGCTTGGTAAAAATATTGAAGTTATCTCGAAGATGCGTATCGATATTGAAGCCATGCGTATGATGGTTCTAAAAGCAGCAAAAGCGATGGATGTATTGGGTAACCAAGAAGCGCGTATCTGGATACATATGATCAAAGCGATGATCCCAGAGCGAGTTTGCGAAATCATTGATCAGTCCATGCAACTTCATGGCGCAACCGGCATATCACAATGGTCACCGCTTTCTGCTATGTATGCGGGTCAACGTACCTTACGTTTTGCTGATGGCCCAGATGAGGTTCATCACATGGTGGTTGGTCGCAATGAAGTACGTGAGTATGAGCGTAACAAAGACTAA